A stretch of Aeromicrobium tamlense DNA encodes these proteins:
- a CDS encoding NADH-quinone oxidoreductase subunit M, with amino-acid sequence MMLSLLIAVPLIGALVVALLPRTVDAVLPRYVAVAVSLLTLVMSLALLARFDIESGGYQLTEEYEWIGAIGAHWALGVNGIGLTMIFLVTVLVPIVLLASWRDKEDDPAGTNSYFALMLVLEALAIGVFAATDVFTFYVLFEATLIPIYFLIGGHGTGQRSYAAVKFLVYNLVGGLLMLASVVGLYVLSTQQGGPSFLHADLMSLEMSQSTERLLFLGFFIAFAIKAPLWPLHTWLPDAAASATPGTSVLMVSVIDKIGTFGMIRWCLELFPGASEWASPVVLVLAVISILYGALLAIGQDDLRRLIALTSVSHFGFIILGIFAFTSVSMTGSVLYMFNHGLSTAVLFLVAGMMIARRGSARISDYGGVQKVAPVLSGVLLVGGLSSLSLPGLAPFVSEFLVLVGTFSRSIPIATVATLGIVLAAVYILLMYQRTMTGPLNEGTAGFTDLSRREVGALAPALVLIIGLGFVPQPLLEVIDPAVEPVVATVGVGDPPQRAPIDLADQTEGAHE; translated from the coding sequence ATGATGCTGTCCCTGCTGATCGCCGTCCCGCTCATCGGCGCGCTCGTCGTGGCGCTGCTGCCGCGCACGGTCGACGCCGTCCTGCCGCGGTACGTCGCGGTCGCCGTGTCGCTGCTGACCCTCGTCATGTCGCTCGCGCTGCTCGCGCGGTTCGACATCGAGAGCGGCGGCTACCAGCTGACCGAGGAGTACGAGTGGATCGGCGCGATCGGCGCCCACTGGGCACTCGGCGTCAACGGCATCGGCCTGACGATGATCTTCCTGGTCACCGTCCTCGTGCCGATCGTGCTGCTGGCCTCGTGGCGCGACAAGGAGGACGACCCCGCGGGGACGAACTCGTACTTCGCGCTGATGCTGGTGCTGGAGGCGCTCGCGATCGGCGTGTTCGCCGCCACCGACGTCTTCACGTTCTACGTGCTGTTCGAGGCCACCCTGATCCCGATCTACTTCCTGATCGGTGGTCACGGCACGGGCCAGCGCAGCTACGCCGCGGTGAAGTTCCTCGTCTACAACCTCGTCGGCGGCCTGCTCATGCTGGCGTCGGTCGTGGGTCTGTACGTGCTCTCCACGCAGCAGGGCGGCCCGAGCTTCCTGCATGCCGACCTCATGAGCCTCGAGATGTCGCAGTCCACCGAGCGCCTGCTGTTCCTGGGCTTCTTCATCGCGTTCGCGATCAAGGCGCCGCTGTGGCCGCTGCACACGTGGCTGCCCGACGCGGCCGCCTCGGCGACGCCCGGCACCTCGGTGCTGATGGTCAGCGTGATCGACAAGATCGGCACGTTCGGCATGATCCGCTGGTGCCTCGAGCTGTTCCCGGGCGCCTCGGAGTGGGCCAGCCCGGTCGTGCTCGTCCTCGCGGTCATCAGCATCCTGTACGGCGCGCTGCTCGCGATCGGGCAGGACGACCTGCGCCGCCTCATCGCGCTCACGTCGGTGTCGCACTTCGGCTTCATCATCCTGGGCATCTTCGCCTTCACGTCGGTGTCGATGACCGGCTCGGTGCTCTACATGTTCAACCACGGTCTCTCCACCGCGGTGCTGTTCCTCGTCGCGGGCATGATGATCGCCCGCCGCGGCTCGGCGCGCATCAGCGACTACGGCGGCGTCCAGAAGGTCGCCCCGGTGCTCTCCGGCGTGCTGCTCGTGGGCGGCCTGTCGAGCCTCTCGCTGCCCGGCCTGGCGCCGTTCGTGTCGGAGTTCCTCGTGCTCGTCGGCACCTTCAGCCGCTCGATCCCGATCGCCACCGTGGCGACGCTGGGCATCGTGCTGGCCGCGGTCTACATCCTGCTCATGTACCAGCGCACGATGACCGGCCCGCTCAACGAGGGCACTGCCGGGTTCACCGACCTGTCGCGCCGCGAGGTGGGGGCGCTCGCGCCCGCGCTCGTGCTCATCATCGGCCTGGGCTTCGTGCCCCAGCCGCTGCTCGAGGTGATCGATCCGGCCGTCGAGCCGGTCGTGGCCACGGTGGGGGTCGGCGATCCGCCGCAGCGCGCGCCCATCGACCTCGCAGACCAGACGGAAGGAGCCCACGAATGA
- the nuoN gene encoding NADH-quinone oxidoreductase subunit NuoN has product MIGTLASVLPGSLAADGPDIPAADLDYGQLSPLIAIAAVAMIGLVVEVVAPRRARFVAQTVVAVLGSIITLGLTVWVYLGLEEVPEGRWAALGSVGGEGAVAVDGPGVLTWAMLLIFGILSFLMFAERSHEGGLSDFIGRAADAPGSPGETEATSARLEHTEVFPLATFALAGMMLFAVSNDLITMFVALEVLSLPLYVLCGVARRRRLLSQEAAMKYFLLGAFSSAFFLYGAALAYGYSGSLNLTEINTAVSARGDETAILLAAIGLLLVGLLFKVGAVPFHSWTPDVYQGAPTPVTAFMAAATKAAAFIAMMRVLFVAFGGASWDWRPVLWVVAVLTMLVGSIVAISQTDVKRMLAYSSIAHAGFLTVGLSGAYLGDQEGLSITSVSSVLFYLLAYGVATIGAFAIVTVVRDSAGETTHLSKWAGLGKESPFLAGSFAVFMLSFAGIPLTAGFIGKWAVFSAAWGGGAWLLVVIGVLCSAVAAYFYVRVIVLMFFTDPVGDGPTVAVAGVTTTVVIALAVITTVVLGLLPGPMLDLAQNAGAFVR; this is encoded by the coding sequence ATGATCGGCACGCTCGCGTCCGTCCTGCCCGGGTCCCTGGCCGCCGACGGCCCCGACATCCCCGCGGCCGACCTCGACTACGGCCAGCTGTCGCCGCTGATCGCGATCGCCGCGGTCGCGATGATCGGCCTCGTCGTGGAGGTCGTCGCGCCCCGCCGGGCGCGCTTCGTCGCCCAGACCGTCGTCGCGGTGCTTGGCTCGATCATCACGCTCGGCCTCACCGTGTGGGTCTACCTCGGCCTCGAGGAGGTGCCCGAGGGTCGCTGGGCGGCCCTGGGCTCCGTCGGGGGCGAGGGCGCCGTCGCGGTCGACGGTCCCGGCGTCCTCACGTGGGCGATGCTGCTCATCTTCGGCATCCTGTCGTTCCTGATGTTCGCCGAGCGCAGCCACGAGGGCGGCCTCAGCGACTTCATCGGCCGCGCCGCCGATGCCCCGGGCTCGCCCGGCGAGACCGAGGCCACCTCGGCCCGCCTCGAGCACACCGAGGTCTTCCCGCTGGCGACGTTCGCGCTGGCCGGCATGATGCTGTTCGCGGTCTCGAACGACCTCATCACGATGTTCGTCGCCCTCGAGGTGCTGTCGCTGCCGCTGTACGTGCTGTGCGGCGTGGCGCGTCGTCGTCGCCTGCTCAGCCAGGAAGCGGCGATGAAGTACTTCCTGCTGGGTGCGTTCTCGTCGGCGTTCTTCCTCTACGGCGCGGCGCTGGCCTACGGCTACTCCGGCAGCCTCAACCTGACCGAGATCAACACGGCCGTCTCGGCGCGCGGCGACGAGACCGCGATCCTGCTCGCGGCCATCGGGCTGCTGCTGGTGGGCCTGCTGTTCAAGGTGGGCGCGGTGCCGTTCCACAGCTGGACCCCCGACGTCTACCAGGGCGCCCCGACGCCGGTCACGGCCTTCATGGCCGCGGCCACCAAGGCCGCCGCGTTCATCGCCATGATGCGCGTGCTGTTCGTGGCCTTCGGCGGAGCGTCGTGGGACTGGCGACCCGTGCTGTGGGTCGTCGCGGTCCTCACGATGCTCGTCGGCTCGATCGTCGCGATCAGCCAGACCGACGTCAAGCGCATGCTGGCGTACTCGTCGATCGCGCACGCCGGCTTCCTCACGGTGGGCCTCTCGGGCGCCTACCTGGGCGACCAGGAGGGCCTGTCCATCACGTCGGTCTCCTCGGTGCTGTTCTACCTGCTGGCGTACGGCGTGGCCACGATCGGCGCGTTCGCGATCGTCACGGTCGTGCGCGACTCCGCGGGCGAGACCACCCACCTGTCGAAGTGGGCCGGACTCGGCAAGGAGTCGCCGTTCCTGGCGGGCTCGTTCGCCGTGTTCATGCTGTCGTTCGCGGGCATCCCGCTCACCGCCGGCTTCATCGGCAAGTGGGCCGTCTTCAGTGCGGCGTGGGGCGGCGGAGCCTGGCTCCTCGTCGTCATCGGCGTGCTGTGCAGCGCCGTCGCGGCCTACTTCTACGTCCGCGTGATCGTGCTGATGTTCTTCACCGACCCCGTCGGTGATGGGCCGACCGTGGCCGTCGCGGGCGTGACGACTACCGTGGTGATTGCCTTGGCCGTGATCACGACGGTCGTGCTCGGCCTCCTGCCGGGTCCGATGCTCGATCTGGCCCAGAACGCCGGCGCCTTCGTGCGCTAG
- a CDS encoding polyprenyl synthetase family protein — MASVGSFADDALEQRVSAGVQQVEDLLVTSAHSPEPLVAEASSHLLQAGGKRFRPLLTVLCAEFGDPTAPDIVPAAVVVELTHLATLYHDDVMDEASMRRGAPSANARWNNSVAILVGDFLFARASSLVADLGPEAVRIQAETFARLVHGQLRETLGPGPDDDPLEHYLSVVADKTGSLIATAARFGAMMSGAGEDVEATLLEFGERIGVAFQLADDIIDIASDADDSGKVPGTDLREGVPTLPTLLVQSAPVEGDERLRELLSGPIADEDDVQWVIRALREHPAMDRARAYVRAEADAARALLAKLPAGPARDALDDICTRATDRLG; from the coding sequence GTGGCCAGCGTCGGGTCGTTCGCGGATGACGCGTTGGAGCAGCGGGTCTCGGCCGGTGTGCAGCAGGTCGAGGACCTGCTCGTCACCTCGGCCCACAGCCCCGAGCCCCTCGTCGCCGAGGCCTCCTCGCACCTGCTGCAGGCCGGTGGCAAGCGCTTCCGCCCCCTGCTCACGGTGCTGTGCGCCGAGTTCGGCGACCCCACCGCTCCGGACATCGTCCCGGCGGCCGTGGTGGTCGAGCTGACGCACCTCGCCACGCTGTACCACGACGACGTGATGGACGAGGCGTCCATGCGCCGCGGTGCTCCCAGCGCGAACGCGCGCTGGAACAACTCGGTCGCGATCCTGGTGGGCGACTTCCTGTTCGCGCGTGCCTCGTCCCTCGTGGCCGACCTCGGTCCCGAGGCCGTCCGCATCCAGGCCGAGACGTTCGCCCGCCTGGTGCACGGCCAGCTGCGCGAGACCCTCGGTCCCGGTCCCGACGACGACCCGCTCGAGCACTACCTCTCGGTGGTGGCCGACAAGACGGGCTCGCTGATCGCCACCGCCGCGCGCTTCGGCGCGATGATGTCCGGTGCGGGCGAGGACGTCGAGGCCACGCTGCTGGAGTTCGGCGAGCGCATCGGCGTCGCCTTCCAGCTGGCCGACGACATCATCGACATCGCCAGCGACGCCGACGACTCGGGCAAGGTGCCCGGCACCGACCTGCGCGAGGGCGTGCCCACGCTGCCCACCCTGCTGGTGCAGTCCGCGCCGGTGGAGGGCGACGAGCGCCTGCGCGAGCTGCTCTCGGGCCCGATCGCCGACGAGGACGACGTCCAGTGGGTCATCCGCGCCCTGCGCGAGCACCCCGCGATGGACCGCGCCCGCGCCTACGTCCGTGCCGAGGCCGACGCGGCACGCGCCCTGCTCGCGAAGCTCCCGGCCGGCCCGGCCCGCGACGCCCTCGACGACATCTGCACCCGCGCCACCGACCGCCTCGGCTGA
- the rarD gene encoding EamA family transporter RarD, protein MATTNSDSKAGLIYGTAAYLCWGFFPLYWPLLEPASAYEVLAHRIVWTFVFCLGLLTIARKWGAFRAIIGQRRLMVPLALASVVITINWGAFIWGVTNGHVIETSLGYFINPLMTVLLGVFVLGESLRRLQWVAVGLGILAVVVLTVDYGRPPWVALVLATSFATYGFLKKRANLGTIEALSVETTILTPFAIAFLVFLGVNGTLAFGHEGALNTVLLMGTGIVTAIPLLMFGAAAIRLSLTTIGILQYLGPILQFIFGLTIFGEHMGTARWIGFVIVWAALVIFTYDAMRTRRRAKRTADECAAESTAI, encoded by the coding sequence GTGGCGACGACCAATTCCGACTCCAAGGCAGGGCTGATCTACGGGACGGCCGCCTACCTGTGCTGGGGCTTCTTCCCCCTCTACTGGCCCCTGCTCGAGCCCGCGTCGGCGTACGAGGTGCTCGCGCACCGCATCGTCTGGACCTTCGTCTTCTGCCTCGGCCTGCTGACCATCGCACGCAAGTGGGGCGCGTTCCGCGCGATCATCGGCCAGCGTCGGCTCATGGTGCCGCTCGCGCTCGCCTCGGTGGTCATCACCATCAACTGGGGTGCGTTCATCTGGGGCGTCACCAACGGTCACGTCATCGAGACGAGCCTCGGCTACTTCATCAACCCGCTCATGACCGTGCTGCTCGGCGTCTTCGTCCTGGGCGAGAGCCTGCGGCGCCTGCAGTGGGTCGCGGTCGGGCTGGGCATCCTCGCGGTGGTCGTGCTGACCGTGGACTACGGCCGCCCGCCGTGGGTCGCCCTCGTGCTGGCCACGAGCTTCGCGACCTATGGATTCCTCAAGAAGCGCGCGAACCTCGGCACGATCGAGGCGCTCTCGGTGGAGACGACGATCCTCACCCCGTTCGCCATCGCCTTCCTGGTGTTCCTCGGGGTCAACGGCACGCTGGCGTTCGGGCACGAGGGCGCGCTCAACACGGTGCTGCTGATGGGCACCGGCATCGTCACCGCGATCCCACTGCTGATGTTCGGCGCCGCCGCGATCAGGCTCTCGCTCACGACCATCGGCATCCTGCAGTACCTCGGACCGATCCTGCAGTTCATCTTCGGGCTGACGATCTTCGGCGAGCACATGGGCACGGCGCGCTGGATCGGCTTCGTGATCGTGTGGGCGGCGCTGGTGATCTTCACCTACGACGCGATGCGCACGCGGCGTCGCGCCAAGCGCACCGCCGACGAGTGCGCGGCTGAGTCGACCGCGATCTGA
- a CDS encoding MFS transporter, translating into MGVRGRFLLLLGLRWLATGLLMPVSLLLPLERGLTIAEVGLAMAAQGVVVLVMEIPSGALADSWGRRPVFIASGVAAIAAYGLTLVAQSVLAFALAWAVSGLFRALDSGALESWFVDAENARGASDEVPSALALAGGVISGAIAVGSVLTAGLLYVAPWSDGVALAVPYALSIAIVVVQIGCARLLMESVQHTEEAAPGWRATLVSGVRIAFGRRLRLLTAAMLLCGVAVAGLELLMPVRLAEFSSDTSSAGTVLGIVSSIAWGLAALGATVASRVLREVGPGVLAPILGAAEAIGLAIMAIAGGPVALIAGFWLCYLVHTSFGAAYNALVHDRVTEANRATALSVTSMAFLGSASAGGVALGFVADELSAAWALVAAAAVMLLAAVLVAGAARQRGVTVQR; encoded by the coding sequence ATGGGGGTGAGAGGCCGGTTCCTGCTGCTGCTCGGGCTGCGCTGGCTGGCCACCGGGCTCCTCATGCCGGTGTCCCTGCTGCTGCCTTTGGAGCGCGGTCTGACGATCGCCGAGGTCGGCCTGGCGATGGCCGCGCAGGGCGTCGTCGTGCTGGTCATGGAGATCCCCAGCGGGGCGCTCGCGGACTCGTGGGGGCGCCGGCCGGTGTTCATCGCGTCGGGCGTCGCGGCGATCGCGGCCTACGGCCTCACGCTCGTGGCGCAGTCGGTGCTGGCGTTCGCGCTGGCGTGGGCCGTCAGCGGCCTGTTCAGGGCCCTCGACAGCGGGGCGCTCGAGTCGTGGTTCGTCGACGCCGAGAACGCCCGCGGCGCCTCGGACGAGGTGCCCTCCGCGCTCGCCCTGGCCGGTGGCGTCATCAGCGGAGCCATCGCGGTCGGCTCGGTGCTCACCGCGGGTCTGCTCTACGTCGCCCCGTGGTCCGACGGGGTCGCGCTGGCCGTGCCCTACGCGCTGTCGATCGCCATCGTCGTCGTGCAGATCGGGTGCGCGCGGCTGCTGATGGAGTCGGTCCAGCACACCGAGGAGGCCGCGCCCGGCTGGCGCGCGACGCTCGTCTCGGGCGTGCGGATCGCCTTCGGCCGCCGTCTGCGCCTGCTGACCGCCGCGATGCTGCTGTGCGGTGTTGCCGTCGCGGGGCTCGAGCTGCTGATGCCGGTGCGGCTCGCCGAGTTCTCGTCCGACACCAGCAGCGCGGGCACCGTGCTCGGCATCGTGTCGTCGATCGCGTGGGGCCTGGCGGCGCTCGGTGCCACGGTGGCCTCTCGGGTGCTGCGCGAGGTCGGGCCGGGAGTCCTCGCGCCGATCCTCGGCGCCGCCGAGGCGATCGGTCTCGCGATCATGGCGATCGCCGGCGGTCCGGTCGCGCTGATCGCGGGCTTCTGGCTCTGCTACCTCGTGCACACGTCGTTCGGCGCCGCGTACAACGCGCTCGTGCACGACCGCGTCACCGAGGCGAACCGCGCCACGGCGCTCTCGGTCACCTCGATGGCGTTCCTGGGCTCGGCCTCGGCCGGGGGAGTGGCGCTCGGGTTCGTCGCGGACGAGCTCAGCGCCGCGTGGGCCCTCGTCGCGGCCGCGGCGGTCATGCTGCTCGCCGCGGTCCTCGTGGCGGGCGCCGCCCGCCAGCGCGGCGTCACGGTTCAGCGGTAG
- a CDS encoding YajQ family cyclic di-GMP-binding protein, producing MADSSFDIVSKIDRQEADNALNQAVKEISTRYDFKNTNASIEWKGEWGVEITANAEERARAILDVFQTKLVKRNISLKAFEADEPRQSGKDVKINGTFGEGISTEQAKKVSKLIRDEGPKGVKVQIQGDELRVTSKSRDDLQEVIALVKNADLDFAVQFTNYR from the coding sequence ATGGCCGACTCCTCCTTCGACATCGTCAGCAAGATCGACCGCCAAGAGGCCGACAACGCCCTCAACCAGGCGGTCAAGGAGATCTCGACGCGCTACGACTTCAAGAACACCAACGCCTCCATCGAGTGGAAGGGCGAGTGGGGCGTGGAGATCACCGCGAACGCCGAGGAGCGCGCCCGCGCCATCCTCGACGTCTTCCAGACCAAGCTGGTCAAGCGGAACATCAGCCTCAAGGCCTTCGAGGCCGACGAGCCGCGCCAGTCGGGCAAGGACGTCAAGATCAACGGCACCTTCGGCGAGGGCATCAGCACCGAGCAGGCCAAGAAGGTCAGCAAGCTGATCCGCGACGAGGGGCCCAAGGGCGTGAAGGTGCAGATCCAGGGCGACGAGCTGCGCGTCACGAGCAAGTCCCGTGACGACCTGCAGGAGGTCATCGCGCTGGTCAAGAACGCCGACCTCGACTTCGCGGTGCAGTTCACCAACTACCGCTGA
- a CDS encoding glucosyl-3-phosphoglycerate synthase, with protein MADTWFDRRTFRRPWDLDGLLDAKRATGTRVSLVIPAVNEAATVGDVVGRIHDAFVRDSDFVDELVVVDGGSTDDTARIAAEAGARVHSLADIRPDLGHRAGKGESIWKSQLVTTGDVLAFVDADLTEWDTHFVTGLLGPLLTDPGVALVKGFYERPFRAGAADDPQGGGRATELVARPLLALARPHLGRVVQPLAGEWAVRRSVYETLHVPVGYGVDLAALIDVSDRLGLDAVAQVDLGRRAHSHQSLQDLGPMAVQLTAAVLSRSDARVGEDRVVLHQFRGLEEIAREVDLSERPPAAEVAR; from the coding sequence GTGGCAGACACGTGGTTCGACCGGCGCACGTTCCGGCGTCCGTGGGACCTCGACGGGCTGCTCGACGCCAAGCGCGCGACGGGCACCCGCGTCAGCCTCGTGATCCCCGCGGTCAACGAGGCCGCCACGGTCGGCGACGTCGTGGGCCGGATCCACGACGCATTCGTCCGCGACTCCGACTTCGTCGACGAGCTCGTCGTCGTCGACGGCGGCTCGACCGACGACACGGCCCGGATCGCGGCGGAGGCAGGTGCCCGCGTCCACTCCCTCGCCGACATCCGCCCCGACCTCGGCCACCGTGCCGGCAAGGGCGAGTCCATCTGGAAGTCGCAGCTCGTCACCACGGGCGACGTCCTCGCGTTCGTCGACGCCGACCTCACCGAGTGGGACACGCACTTCGTCACCGGCCTGCTCGGCCCGCTGCTCACGGACCCGGGGGTCGCCCTCGTCAAGGGCTTCTACGAGCGGCCGTTCCGCGCCGGCGCCGCCGACGACCCGCAGGGCGGCGGTCGCGCCACCGAGCTCGTCGCCCGTCCGCTGCTCGCGCTGGCCCGACCGCACCTCGGCCGCGTGGTGCAGCCGCTCGCGGGGGAGTGGGCGGTGCGCCGTTCGGTCTACGAGACCCTCCACGTCCCGGTCGGCTACGGCGTCGACCTCGCGGCCCTCATCGACGTCTCCGACCGCCTCGGCCTCGACGCGGTCGCGCAGGTCGACCTCGGCCGCCGCGCCCACTCGCACCAGTCGCTGCAGGACCTCGGACCCATGGCGGTGCAGCTCACCGCGGCCGTGTTGTCGCGCTCCGACGCCCGCGTGGGGGAGGATCGCGTCGTGCTCCACCAGTTCCGCGGTCTCGAGGAGATCGCGCGCGAGGTCGACCTCTCCGAGCGCCCGCCGGCCGCGGAGGTCGCACGATGA